In Streptomyces sannanensis, the DNA window GCGCTTCCAGCCCGGCAGCCACTGGGTGACGGCCTTCATGGCGTACTGGGAGTCCATCCGCACCTCGACGGCCGTCCCGGCGGGCACCGCCTCCAGCAGACGCTCCAGAGCGGTGAGTTCGGCGACGTTGTTGGTGGCCCTTCCGAGAGGTCCGGCCTCCCAGCGCTCCGGGTTGCCCTGGGCATCCGCGATGACCCATGCCCATCCGGCGGGTCCCGGGTTGCCCTTCGAAGCCCCGTCACAGGCGGCAATGATGCGTTCAGACATCCCACGATCATGTCAGTGCCGCGGACCGACCCTTCCCTAACAATCGTTTGGTCGAAGTGGGAGGGCGTCACCCGCGAGGCTTGGGCGGCGTGGACGGGGGAGTGGCCGCTCGCCGGTCACCGGAGCGGATCTCCCGACGGGCCACGCCGCCGCGTTCGCCCGATCACTCGTTCGGCTCACCCGGAAAGCGGAGACGCACTGGCGCTCCCATGCTGGCGTGGGGAAATCGACTGGAAGGACGGGGCCTTGATGAGACTCGTCGTGGACCTGAACCGATGCCAGGGATACGCGCAGTGCGCGTTCCTCGCGCCCGATGTCTTCGCCATGCACGGCGAGGAGGCGCTGTCCTACAACCCAAGGGCCGACGACGCGCAGCGCGACGATGTGATGCGCGCCGTGAAGGCGTGTCCGGTCCAGGCCATTCTGGTGGATCAACTGGATGAATCAGGCGAGAAGGGCGGCAGGTCCGCCGTGGCGGGGGAGGGGGGCGTCCGGTGACCGGTGACGGATATGTCGAATGGCTCAAGCGCGAGGGACGGATCGTCATCGTGGGCGCCTCCCTGGCCGGTCTGAGGGCGGCGGAGACCCTGCGCGAGGAAGGCTTCGCGGGTTCGCTCACGATGATCGGCGACGAACCGTACGAACCGTACGACCGGCCGCCGCTGTCCAAGCAGGTCCTGCTGGGCAAGGCGTCCGCCGAGCACACCGCGCTGCCCCGGCGCCGGGCCATCGACGCGCGGTGGCGGCTCGGTGTCGCGGCCACCGGGCTGGACATGGCGGCCAGGCGGGTACGGCTGGCCGACGGCGACGAGGTGGAGTACGACCGGCTGCTGATCGCGACCGGCGTGCGGGCCCGGCCGTGGCCACGCAAGGAGGAAGCGGAGCTCGACGGGGTCTTCGTGCTGCGCACGCGC includes these proteins:
- a CDS encoding ferredoxin, which translates into the protein MRLVVDLNRCQGYAQCAFLAPDVFAMHGEEALSYNPRADDAQRDDVMRAVKACPVQAILVDQLDESGEKGGRSAVAGEGGVR